A section of the Epinephelus moara isolate mb chromosome 3, YSFRI_EMoa_1.0, whole genome shotgun sequence genome encodes:
- the LOC126388253 gene encoding N-acetyllactosaminide beta-1,3-N-acetylglucosaminyltransferase 3-like isoform X1: protein MLRVLRKKSIGPGTLMPVVAVLMVVYFYIICTDFSTIRRQLHVRKDGNHTKPPNTNTPYVYSWPRCKQNMSAANITDFSSLPGNIQDFLYYRHCRHFPMILDIPDKCGGASGSAEVFLLLVIKSPPANHDRREMLRKTWAKERKQNGVRIQRIFISGVTNDGFEKWRLNKVLELEQREYNDILQWDFNDSFYNLTLKQMLFLEWMERNCPHVRFLFNGDDDVFAHTDNMIEYLQSLKDNNGDKHLFTGHVIQGVGPIRLPESKYYIPVQVEESEDYPPYCGGAGYLLSGYTALVIYSMSHDIILLPIDDVYMGKCLAKAGLGPSSHMGVRTAGLYIPTSYTDRFDPCFYRDVLLVHRFVSAEMYVMWHRVNDPFLKCHNRTVVSGKL, encoded by the coding sequence AGTTTTAAGGAAGAAAAGTATAGGACCAGGAACCCTCATGCCGGTGGTAGCCGTCCTCATGGTTGTTTATTTCTATATCATTTGTACTGACTTCAGTACCATCCGCCGCCAGTTACATGTTAGAAAGGATGGCAATCACACAAAGCCACCCAACACAAATACCCCCTATGTTTACTCCTGGCCAAGATGCAAACAAAATATGTCTGCTGCCAACATCACAGACTTTTCCTCACTTCCTGGTAATATACAAGACTTTCTGTACTATCGGCACTGTCGACACTTCCCTATGATACTGGATATTCCTGATAAATGTGGAGGAGCTAGTGGATCTGCAGAAGTCTTCCTTCTACTGGTCATTAAAAGCCCCCCTGCCAACCATGACCGCCGAGAGATGCTGCGCAAAACCTGGGCTAAAGAGCGGAAGCAAAATGGTGTGCGGATCCAAAGGATCTTCATCTCAGGAGTGACAAATGATGGTTTTGAGAAATGGAGACTGAACAAAGTCCTTGAGCTGGAACAACGCGAATATAATGACATCCTCCAATGGGACTTCAATGACTCATTCTACAACCTGACTTTGAAGCAGATGCTCTTCCTGGAATGGATGGAAAGAAACTGTCCACATGTTCGCTTCCTGTTTAATGGTGATGATGACGTCTTTGCCCACACGGACAACATGATTGAGTATCTCCAAAGCCTCAAGGACAATAATGGAGACAAGCACCTCTTTACCGGCCATGTGATCCAGGGTGTTGGGCCTATTCGATTGCCTGAGAGTAAGTATTATATTCCAGTTCAGGTGGAGGAGTCAGAGGATTATCCTCCCTACTGTGGTGGTGCGGGCTACCTCTTATCTGGCTACACAGCTTTGgtcatatacagtatgtccCACGACATCATTTTGCTTCCCATTGATGATGTTTACATGGGGAAATGCCTGGCTAAAGCAGGACTTGGTCCTAGTTCCCACATGGGGGTGAGGACAGCAGGACTGTACATCCCCACCAGTTATACAGATAGATTTGACCCTTGCTTTTATCGAGACGTTCTACTTGTTCACAGATTTGTTTCAGCGGAAATGTATGTTATGTGGCACAGAGTGAATGACCCCTTTCTGAAATGCCACAACAGAACTGTAGTTTCAGGGAAACTTTGA
- the LOC126388253 gene encoding N-acetyllactosaminide beta-1,3-N-acetylglucosaminyltransferase 3-like isoform X2: MLRVLRKKSIGPGTLMPVVAVLMVVYFYIICTDFSTIRRQLHVRKDGNHTKPPNTNTPYVYSWPRCKQNMSAANITDFSSLPGNIQDFLYYRHCRHFPMILDIPDKCGGASGSAEVFLLLVIKSPPANHDRREMLRKTWAKERKQNGVRIQRIFISGVTNDGFEKWRLNKVLELEQREYNDILQWDFNDSFYNLTLKQMLFLEWMERNCPHVRFLFNGDDDVFAHTDNMIEYLQSLKDNNGDKHLFTGHVIQGVGPIRLPENDFTDGIWRKNSEE, from the exons AGTTTTAAGGAAGAAAAGTATAGGACCAGGAACCCTCATGCCGGTGGTAGCCGTCCTCATGGTTGTTTATTTCTATATCATTTGTACTGACTTCAGTACCATCCGCCGCCAGTTACATGTTAGAAAGGATGGCAATCACACAAAGCCACCCAACACAAATACCCCCTATGTTTACTCCTGGCCAAGATGCAAACAAAATATGTCTGCTGCCAACATCACAGACTTTTCCTCACTTCCTGGTAATATACAAGACTTTCTGTACTATCGGCACTGTCGACACTTCCCTATGATACTGGATATTCCTGATAAATGTGGAGGAGCTAGTGGATCTGCAGAAGTCTTCCTTCTACTGGTCATTAAAAGCCCCCCTGCCAACCATGACCGCCGAGAGATGCTGCGCAAAACCTGGGCTAAAGAGCGGAAGCAAAATGGTGTGCGGATCCAAAGGATCTTCATCTCAGGAGTGACAAATGATGGTTTTGAGAAATGGAGACTGAACAAAGTCCTTGAGCTGGAACAACGCGAATATAATGACATCCTCCAATGGGACTTCAATGACTCATTCTACAACCTGACTTTGAAGCAGATGCTCTTCCTGGAATGGATGGAAAGAAACTGTCCACATGTTCGCTTCCTGTTTAATGGTGATGATGACGTCTTTGCCCACACGGACAACATGATTGAGTATCTCCAAAGCCTCAAGGACAATAATGGAGACAAGCACCTCTTTACCGGCCATGTGATCCAGGGTGTTGGGCCTATTCGATTGCCTGAGA ATGATTTCACTGACGGGATTTGGAGGAAAAATTCTGAAGAATGA
- the LOC126387596 gene encoding moesin-like isoform X2 — protein MLNWSSPFSQTQQESSSLTRVLDQHKLNKEQWEERIQVWHEEHKSMIREESMMEYLKIAQDLEMYGVNYFNIKNKKGTELWLGVDALGLNIYEQNDKMTPKIGFPWSEIRNISFNDKKFVIKPIDKKAPDFVFYAPRLRINKRILALCMGNHELYMRRRKPDTIEVQQMKAQAREEKNHKKMERALLENEKRKREVAEKEKEKIEKEKEELMERLRQIEEQTKKAQQELEEQTQRALELEMERKTAQEEAERLESDLKGAEDAKMKLLQQSENQMKNQEHLATELAELTSKISLLEDAKKKKEEEAVEWQQKATTVQEDLEKTKEELKNKVMAAHVQEPLNAENEHDENDESSAEASAEFTAAATYKDRSEEERMTEAEKNERLQKHLLALSSELANARDESKKTVNDMIHAENMKAGRDKYKTLRQIRSGNTKQRIDEFECM, from the exons ATGCTGAACTGGAGTTCGCCATTCAGCCAAACACAACAGGAAAGCAGCTCTTTGACCAG AGTTCTGGACCAGCACAAACTTAACAAGGAGCAGTGGGAGGAGAGGATTCAAGTGTGGCATGAAGAACACAAGAGCATGATAAG AGAGGAGTCCATGATGGAGTATCTGAAGATCGCTCAAGATCTCGAGATGTACGGGGTCAACTACTTCAACATCAAGAACAAGAAAGGCACAGAACTGTGGTTGGGAGTGGATGCTTTGGGGCTCAACATTTATGAACAGAATGACAA AATGACGCCCAAAATTGGATTTCCTTGGAGTGAAATTAGGAACATTTCCTTCAATGACAAGAAGTTCGTCATCAAACCAATTGACAAGAAAGCACCT GATTTTGTATTCTATGCTCCAAGACTGCGTATCAACAAGCGAATTCTGGCTCTTTGCATGGGCAACCATGAGCTGTACATGCGGCGCCGCAAACCTGACACCATTGAAGTGCAGCAGATGAAGGCTCAGGCTCGGGAGGAGAAGAATCACAAGAAGATGGAGCG AGCTCTGCTGGAGAATGAAAAGAGGAAACGAGAAGTTgcagaaaaggaaaaggaaaagattgaaaaggaaaaggaggagtTAATGGAGAGACTAAGGCAGATTGAGGAGCAGACGAAAAAAGCCCAACAAG AGTTGGAGGAGCAAACACAGAGGGCTCTGGAGTtggagatggagaggaagacGGCTCAGGAGGAGGCTGAACGTCTGGAGAGTGACCTGAAGGGTGCTGAGGACGCCAAGATGAAACTGCTGCAGCAGTCAGAGAACCAGATGAAGAACCAAGAACACCTG GCAACAGAGTTGGCTGAGCTGACTTCGAAGATTTCCCTCCTGGAGGAtgccaagaagaagaaggaggaagaggcagTAGAGTGGCAACAGAAG GCTACCACAGTGCAGGAGGACCTGGAGAAGACCAAAGAAGAGCTCAAAAACAAAGTGATGGCGGCTCACGTTCAGGAGCCCCTCAACGCAGAGAATGAGCACGACGAGAACGACGAAAGCAGCGCCGAAGCCAGCGCCGAGTTCACAGCTGCCGCCACGTACAAGGACCGCAGCGAAGAGGAGCGCATGACCGAGGCTGAGAAGAACGAACGTTTGCAGAAACATCTACTT GCTCTAAGCTCCGAGTTGGCAAACGCTCGCGACGAGAGCAAGAAAACAGTGAACGACATGATCCACGCAGAGAACATGAAAGCGGGACGAGACAAGTACAAGACCCTCAGACAGATCCGGTCAGGAAACACCAAACAGCGCATCGACGAGTTTGAGTGCATGTGA
- the LOC126387596 gene encoding moesin-like isoform X1 — protein sequence MPKTISVRVTTMDAELEFAIQPNTTGKQLFDQVVKTIGLREVWYFGLQYQDTKGFSTWLKLNKKVTAQDVRKESPLLFKFRAKFFPEDVTEELIQDATQRLFFLQVKEGILNDDIYCPPETAVLLASYAVQAKYADYNKEVHTPGYLSSEQLLPQRVLDQHKLNKEQWEERIQVWHEEHKSMIREESMMEYLKIAQDLEMYGVNYFNIKNKKGTELWLGVDALGLNIYEQNDKMTPKIGFPWSEIRNISFNDKKFVIKPIDKKAPDFVFYAPRLRINKRILALCMGNHELYMRRRKPDTIEVQQMKAQAREEKNHKKMERALLENEKRKREVAEKEKEKIEKEKEELMERLRQIEEQTKKAQQELEEQTQRALELEMERKTAQEEAERLESDLKGAEDAKMKLLQQSENQMKNQEHLATELAELTSKISLLEDAKKKKEEEAVEWQQKATTVQEDLEKTKEELKNKVMAAHVQEPLNAENEHDENDESSAEASAEFTAAATYKDRSEEERMTEAEKNERLQKHLLALSSELANARDESKKTVNDMIHAENMKAGRDKYKTLRQIRSGNTKQRIDEFECM from the exons ATTAGTGTAAGAGTCACTACAATGGATGCTGAACTGGAGTTCGCCATTCAGCCAAACACAACAGGAAAGCAGCTCTTTGACCAG GTTGTTAAGACCATCGGGCTGAGAGAGGTTTGGTACTTTGGGCTCCAGTACCAGGATACAAAGGGTTTCTCCACATGGCTCAAGCTCAATAAGAAG GTGACAGCCCAGGATGTGAGGAAGGAAAGCCCGCTGCTGTTTAAGTTCCGTGCCAAGTTCTTCCCCGAGGATGTGACAGAGGAGTTAATCCAGGACGCCACACAGCGGCTGTTCTTCCTGCAGGTGAAGGAGGGAATCCTAAATGACGACATCTACTGCCCTCCAGAGACAGCAGTCCTCCTGGCATCCTACGCAGTGCAGGCCAAGTATGCTGACTACAACAAGGAAGTCCACACACCAGGATATCTGTCCAGTGAACAGCTGCTCCCTCAGAG AGTTCTGGACCAGCACAAACTTAACAAGGAGCAGTGGGAGGAGAGGATTCAAGTGTGGCATGAAGAACACAAGAGCATGATAAG AGAGGAGTCCATGATGGAGTATCTGAAGATCGCTCAAGATCTCGAGATGTACGGGGTCAACTACTTCAACATCAAGAACAAGAAAGGCACAGAACTGTGGTTGGGAGTGGATGCTTTGGGGCTCAACATTTATGAACAGAATGACAA AATGACGCCCAAAATTGGATTTCCTTGGAGTGAAATTAGGAACATTTCCTTCAATGACAAGAAGTTCGTCATCAAACCAATTGACAAGAAAGCACCT GATTTTGTATTCTATGCTCCAAGACTGCGTATCAACAAGCGAATTCTGGCTCTTTGCATGGGCAACCATGAGCTGTACATGCGGCGCCGCAAACCTGACACCATTGAAGTGCAGCAGATGAAGGCTCAGGCTCGGGAGGAGAAGAATCACAAGAAGATGGAGCG AGCTCTGCTGGAGAATGAAAAGAGGAAACGAGAAGTTgcagaaaaggaaaaggaaaagattgaaaaggaaaaggaggagtTAATGGAGAGACTAAGGCAGATTGAGGAGCAGACGAAAAAAGCCCAACAAG AGTTGGAGGAGCAAACACAGAGGGCTCTGGAGTtggagatggagaggaagacGGCTCAGGAGGAGGCTGAACGTCTGGAGAGTGACCTGAAGGGTGCTGAGGACGCCAAGATGAAACTGCTGCAGCAGTCAGAGAACCAGATGAAGAACCAAGAACACCTG GCAACAGAGTTGGCTGAGCTGACTTCGAAGATTTCCCTCCTGGAGGAtgccaagaagaagaaggaggaagaggcagTAGAGTGGCAACAGAAG GCTACCACAGTGCAGGAGGACCTGGAGAAGACCAAAGAAGAGCTCAAAAACAAAGTGATGGCGGCTCACGTTCAGGAGCCCCTCAACGCAGAGAATGAGCACGACGAGAACGACGAAAGCAGCGCCGAAGCCAGCGCCGAGTTCACAGCTGCCGCCACGTACAAGGACCGCAGCGAAGAGGAGCGCATGACCGAGGCTGAGAAGAACGAACGTTTGCAGAAACATCTACTT GCTCTAAGCTCCGAGTTGGCAAACGCTCGCGACGAGAGCAAGAAAACAGTGAACGACATGATCCACGCAGAGAACATGAAAGCGGGACGAGACAAGTACAAGACCCTCAGACAGATCCGGTCAGGAAACACCAAACAGCGCATCGACGAGTTTGAGTGCATGTGA